A stretch of Prunus dulcis chromosome 6, ALMONDv2, whole genome shotgun sequence DNA encodes these proteins:
- the LOC117629708 gene encoding uncharacterized protein LOC117629708 isoform X1, with the protein MHFSNVHVINEQENAGVTVRGLSYIKMRIRNSRSNFSQTTPPETTPRAAHLRSHQGSQCDHFLVEEENRRMGWSCFAIKQLPAQVVREDLLHDEMETESSTGIRPLNCVDKEKDAKHCMRINTNPASEGQSEGAADKRKEFSSCAGFPGGRESTTSAADIALPYTFSQPGEKLLFKKRKPYNHTETVVEMEIEEVEDVMPEVKVEDAIMEAKGKCVSVEVEAEDHLTEVKEEDAPIEVEAKEATVEMKEEYKLVEVEVEDAVLEEEEDERAEVEECATEEVEEEVATMMIKVKDATVEEEDAKLEVEEDSMMVEVKVETTKMNELDYFNEDDLQKTQSINYTVTYGCGTYVPYLNFDENQQGHQKQEIGLEETEFEPNERPRRGRKRNRSGQLASSNMPLHFAGIMSANTSTRGKQKLKRGRLKRMQDYSVHGNHGGRQELTRGRPKRTQDHSVEGNQGCKAKRRRGRPKRSTPNNRDLEMPKPKRVKDQPGNELM; encoded by the exons ATGCATTTCAGTAATGTACACGTAATTAATGAACAAGAAAATGCTGGCGTTACGGTCAG AGGACTTTCCTACATAAAGATGAGAATTCGAAATAGTCGGTCAAATTTCTCCCAGACGACTCCACCTGAGACCACACCTAGGGCTGCTCATCTTCGTTCACATCAAGGTTCACAATGTGACCACTTTCTAGTTGAAGAAGAGAATAGACGCATGGGATGGTCCTGTTTTGCAATAAAACAACTTCCTGCTCAAGTTGTGAGGGAGGATCTATTGCATGATGAAATGGAAACAGAAAGCAGTACAGGAATTAGGCCTTTGAATTGTGTTGATAAGGAGAAAGATGCGAAACATTGCATGCGAATCAATACAAATCCA GCCTCTGAAGGGCAGAGTGAAGGAGCAGCAGATAAAAGGAAAGAGTTTTCTTCATGTGCTGGCTTTCCAGG GGGTAGAGAAAGCACAACTTCTGCTGCAGACATTGCTCTTCCTTACACTTTTTCTCAACCAG GAGAGAAACTGCtgtttaagaaaagaaaaccttaTAACCACACAGAGACTGTAGTAGAGATGGAAATAGAGGAAGTAGAAGACGTCATGCCTGAAGTAAAAGTGGAAGATGCAATAATggaagcaaaaggaaaatgtgTGTCGGTAGAAGTTGAAGCAGAAGATCATTTAACAGAAGTTAAAGAAGAGGATGCACCAATTGAAGTTGAAGCGAAAGAGGCAACAGTAGAAATGAAAGAGGAATATAAATTAGTTGAAGTGGAAGTGGAAGATGCAGTAttagaagaggaggaagatgaAAGAGCGGAAGTGGAAGAGTGTGCTACAGAAGAAGTGGAAGAAGAAGTTGCAACAATGATGATAAAAGTGAAAGATGCAACAGTGGAAGAGGAAGACGCAAAATTAGAAGTGGAAGAGGACAGTATGATGGTAGAAGTAAAGGTGGAGACAACAAAAATGAACGAGCTAGATTATTTCAATGAAGATGATCTTCAGAAGACACAGAGTATTAACTACACTGTTACTTATGGCTGTGGGACATATGTGCCTTATCTGAACTTTGATGAAAACCAGCAGGGGcaccaaaaacaagaaattggtTTAGAAGAGACAGAATTTGAGCCAAATGAGAGGCCAAGAAGGGGAAGGAAAAGAAACCGATCTGGTCAGTTAGCTAGCAGCAATATGCCTCTTCA TTTTGCTGGAATTATGAGTGCTAACACATCGACGAG GGGAAAGCAAAAGCTAAAGAGAGGAAGGCTAAAGAGGATGCAAGATTATTCAGTTCATGGGAATCACGG GGGGAGGCAAGAGCTAACTAGAGGAAGGCCAAAGAGGACGCAAGATCATTCAGTTGAGGGGAATCAAgg GTGCAAAGCGAAAAGGAGAAGAGGTCGCCCCAAGAGGAGCACACCAAACAATAG GGATCTCGAAATGCCAAAGCCTAAGAGGGTGAAGGATCAACCTGGCAACGAGTTAATGTAA
- the LOC117629708 gene encoding uncharacterized protein LOC117629708 isoform X2 codes for MHFSNVHVINEQENAGVTVRGLSYIKMRIRNSRSNFSQTTPPETTPRAAHLRSHQGSQCDHFLVEEENRRMGWSCFAIKQLPAQVVREDLLHDEMETESSTGIRPLNCVDKEKDAKHCMRINTNPASEGQSEGAADKRKEFSSCAGFPGGRESTTSAADIALPYTFSQPGEKLLFKKRKPYNHTETVVEMEIEEVEDVMPEVKVEDAIMEAKGKCVSVEVEAEDHLTEVKEEDAPIEVEAKEATVEMKEEYKLVEVEVEDAVLEEEEDERAEVEECATEEVEEEVATMMIKVKDATVEEEDAKLEVEEDSMMVEVKVETTKMNELDYFNEDDLQKTQSINYTVTYGCGTYVPYLNFDENQQGHQKQEIGLEETEFEPNERPRRGRKRNRSGQLASSNMPLQGKQKLKRGRLKRMQDYSVHGNHGGRQELTRGRPKRTQDHSVEGNQGCKAKRRRGRPKRSTPNNRDLEMPKPKRVKDQPGNELM; via the exons ATGCATTTCAGTAATGTACACGTAATTAATGAACAAGAAAATGCTGGCGTTACGGTCAG AGGACTTTCCTACATAAAGATGAGAATTCGAAATAGTCGGTCAAATTTCTCCCAGACGACTCCACCTGAGACCACACCTAGGGCTGCTCATCTTCGTTCACATCAAGGTTCACAATGTGACCACTTTCTAGTTGAAGAAGAGAATAGACGCATGGGATGGTCCTGTTTTGCAATAAAACAACTTCCTGCTCAAGTTGTGAGGGAGGATCTATTGCATGATGAAATGGAAACAGAAAGCAGTACAGGAATTAGGCCTTTGAATTGTGTTGATAAGGAGAAAGATGCGAAACATTGCATGCGAATCAATACAAATCCA GCCTCTGAAGGGCAGAGTGAAGGAGCAGCAGATAAAAGGAAAGAGTTTTCTTCATGTGCTGGCTTTCCAGG GGGTAGAGAAAGCACAACTTCTGCTGCAGACATTGCTCTTCCTTACACTTTTTCTCAACCAG GAGAGAAACTGCtgtttaagaaaagaaaaccttaTAACCACACAGAGACTGTAGTAGAGATGGAAATAGAGGAAGTAGAAGACGTCATGCCTGAAGTAAAAGTGGAAGATGCAATAATggaagcaaaaggaaaatgtgTGTCGGTAGAAGTTGAAGCAGAAGATCATTTAACAGAAGTTAAAGAAGAGGATGCACCAATTGAAGTTGAAGCGAAAGAGGCAACAGTAGAAATGAAAGAGGAATATAAATTAGTTGAAGTGGAAGTGGAAGATGCAGTAttagaagaggaggaagatgaAAGAGCGGAAGTGGAAGAGTGTGCTACAGAAGAAGTGGAAGAAGAAGTTGCAACAATGATGATAAAAGTGAAAGATGCAACAGTGGAAGAGGAAGACGCAAAATTAGAAGTGGAAGAGGACAGTATGATGGTAGAAGTAAAGGTGGAGACAACAAAAATGAACGAGCTAGATTATTTCAATGAAGATGATCTTCAGAAGACACAGAGTATTAACTACACTGTTACTTATGGCTGTGGGACATATGTGCCTTATCTGAACTTTGATGAAAACCAGCAGGGGcaccaaaaacaagaaattggtTTAGAAGAGACAGAATTTGAGCCAAATGAGAGGCCAAGAAGGGGAAGGAAAAGAAACCGATCTGGTCAGTTAGCTAGCAGCAATATGCCTCTTCA GGGAAAGCAAAAGCTAAAGAGAGGAAGGCTAAAGAGGATGCAAGATTATTCAGTTCATGGGAATCACGG GGGGAGGCAAGAGCTAACTAGAGGAAGGCCAAAGAGGACGCAAGATCATTCAGTTGAGGGGAATCAAgg GTGCAAAGCGAAAAGGAGAAGAGGTCGCCCCAAGAGGAGCACACCAAACAATAG GGATCTCGAAATGCCAAAGCCTAAGAGGGTGAAGGATCAACCTGGCAACGAGTTAATGTAA
- the LOC117629708 gene encoding uncharacterized protein LOC117629708 isoform X3 yields the protein MRIRNSRSNFSQTTPPETTPRAAHLRSHQGSQCDHFLVEEENRRMGWSCFAIKQLPAQVVREDLLHDEMETESSTGIRPLNCVDKEKDAKHCMRINTNPASEGQSEGAADKRKEFSSCAGFPGGRESTTSAADIALPYTFSQPGEKLLFKKRKPYNHTETVVEMEIEEVEDVMPEVKVEDAIMEAKGKCVSVEVEAEDHLTEVKEEDAPIEVEAKEATVEMKEEYKLVEVEVEDAVLEEEEDERAEVEECATEEVEEEVATMMIKVKDATVEEEDAKLEVEEDSMMVEVKVETTKMNELDYFNEDDLQKTQSINYTVTYGCGTYVPYLNFDENQQGHQKQEIGLEETEFEPNERPRRGRKRNRSGQLASSNMPLHFAGIMSANTSTRGKQKLKRGRLKRMQDYSVHGNHGGRQELTRGRPKRTQDHSVEGNQGCKAKRRRGRPKRSTPNNRDLEMPKPKRVKDQPGNELM from the exons ATGAGAATTCGAAATAGTCGGTCAAATTTCTCCCAGACGACTCCACCTGAGACCACACCTAGGGCTGCTCATCTTCGTTCACATCAAGGTTCACAATGTGACCACTTTCTAGTTGAAGAAGAGAATAGACGCATGGGATGGTCCTGTTTTGCAATAAAACAACTTCCTGCTCAAGTTGTGAGGGAGGATCTATTGCATGATGAAATGGAAACAGAAAGCAGTACAGGAATTAGGCCTTTGAATTGTGTTGATAAGGAGAAAGATGCGAAACATTGCATGCGAATCAATACAAATCCA GCCTCTGAAGGGCAGAGTGAAGGAGCAGCAGATAAAAGGAAAGAGTTTTCTTCATGTGCTGGCTTTCCAGG GGGTAGAGAAAGCACAACTTCTGCTGCAGACATTGCTCTTCCTTACACTTTTTCTCAACCAG GAGAGAAACTGCtgtttaagaaaagaaaaccttaTAACCACACAGAGACTGTAGTAGAGATGGAAATAGAGGAAGTAGAAGACGTCATGCCTGAAGTAAAAGTGGAAGATGCAATAATggaagcaaaaggaaaatgtgTGTCGGTAGAAGTTGAAGCAGAAGATCATTTAACAGAAGTTAAAGAAGAGGATGCACCAATTGAAGTTGAAGCGAAAGAGGCAACAGTAGAAATGAAAGAGGAATATAAATTAGTTGAAGTGGAAGTGGAAGATGCAGTAttagaagaggaggaagatgaAAGAGCGGAAGTGGAAGAGTGTGCTACAGAAGAAGTGGAAGAAGAAGTTGCAACAATGATGATAAAAGTGAAAGATGCAACAGTGGAAGAGGAAGACGCAAAATTAGAAGTGGAAGAGGACAGTATGATGGTAGAAGTAAAGGTGGAGACAACAAAAATGAACGAGCTAGATTATTTCAATGAAGATGATCTTCAGAAGACACAGAGTATTAACTACACTGTTACTTATGGCTGTGGGACATATGTGCCTTATCTGAACTTTGATGAAAACCAGCAGGGGcaccaaaaacaagaaattggtTTAGAAGAGACAGAATTTGAGCCAAATGAGAGGCCAAGAAGGGGAAGGAAAAGAAACCGATCTGGTCAGTTAGCTAGCAGCAATATGCCTCTTCA TTTTGCTGGAATTATGAGTGCTAACACATCGACGAG GGGAAAGCAAAAGCTAAAGAGAGGAAGGCTAAAGAGGATGCAAGATTATTCAGTTCATGGGAATCACGG GGGGAGGCAAGAGCTAACTAGAGGAAGGCCAAAGAGGACGCAAGATCATTCAGTTGAGGGGAATCAAgg GTGCAAAGCGAAAAGGAGAAGAGGTCGCCCCAAGAGGAGCACACCAAACAATAG GGATCTCGAAATGCCAAAGCCTAAGAGGGTGAAGGATCAACCTGGCAACGAGTTAATGTAA
- the LOC117631512 gene encoding octanoyltransferase LIP2, mitochondrial-like — protein sequence MRVPRNLSVLKMGAISYLDALKLQEKLASNRKIHKIPDTLLSLQHPPTYTLGKRRTDHNLLIPESELKRIGAELHYTQRGGDITFHGPHQAILYPIISLRDIGLGARKYVENLESTMIELASLYGVKACPGKKCETGVWVGDRKIGAIGVRISYGITSHGLAFNIDPDLDYFKHIVPCGIADKEVTSLRRETDLVLPTEEVIQDQLISCFARQFGYSNLVWKDAASIFSDNGETE from the coding sequence ATGAGAGTTCCAAGAAATCTCTCGGTCTTGAAAATGGGCGCTATCAGCTATCTGGATGCACTTAAGCTGCAGGAAAAGCTGGCCTCCAATAGAAAAATTCATAAGATTCCAGATACTCTCCTGTCCCTGCAACATCCACCTACGTACACCCTTGGCAAACGGCGAACTGATCACAATCTGTTGATTCCCGAGTCTGAACTTAAAAGAATAGGAGCTGAACTGCACTACACACAAAGAGGAGGAGACATTACATTTCATGGTCCACATCAAGCCATCTTATATCCCATTATTTCTCTTCGGGATATTGGGCTTGGTGCTCGTAAATACGTGGAGAATCTTGAGTCAACCATGATTGAATTGGCGTCTCTGTATGGTGTGAAAGCTTGTCCTGGAAAAAAATGTGAAACGGGGGTTTGGGTTGGAGACAGAAAAATTGGTGCAATTGGTGTACGGATTTCATATGGAATCACTTCTCATGGATTGGCATTTAACATTGATCCAGATTTGGACTATTTTAAGCATATCGTACCTTGTGGCATTGCAGATAAAGAAGTTACATCATTGAGAAGGGAGACAGACTTGGTGCTTCCTACAGAAGAAGTAATTCAGGACCAGttgatttcttgttttgctAGACAATTTGGTTATAGTAATCTTGTATGGAAGGATGCTGCCTCAATATTTTCAGACAATGGGGAAACCGAATGA